The following DNA comes from Micromonospora chokoriensis.
CCCAGACCCGTCGGGCTCATTCACGTCCGCCCACGCCCACGTCCGCCCACGCCCACGTCCGCCCACGCCCACGCCCACGCCCACGTCCGCACGGCCGCTTGATCGACACGAGATCGCCGATGTCGGGGTGTCGACGGCATCCTGATACCGCTACATCGCTGATCTCGTGTCGATCAAGCGGGGTCGGCCACGCTCAGCCTCACGCGGGCGTGCAACTGGTCGCCCCGTACCCCTGAATCTTCTTGACGACTGGCTTGCCGGCGCCGGTGATCGTGACGGTGCACTCGAGCGGTCGCTCACGGTCGTCGTCGTCGGACCACGTCGCCTCCACCATGACCCGGCTCTGGCCGCTGGTCCGGATGGTGATCCGCCACGGCAACGTCGCTCCGTCGACGTGGATCAGGTCGCTCTCGGCGTCGTAGAACGCGATGTCGGCCTCGCCCGCTCCGGTGACCTCGTAGACCACTGTCACCGGGGCCGGCCCCGACGTCGGCCGGGTGATCGGCTGCTTGCTCGGGGTCGGGGCCGCGGGGCTGGATAGCTCCGGATCGGGCGCACGTGTGGTGGGCGCGGTCCAACCGTCGTCGGGAATGACCCACGGTTCCTCGGCGACCGGGTCCGAGCCGGGCTCGTCGAGCAGGAAACCACCCGCGCAGAAGCAGCCGCAGACGAGCACGACCAGCACCACGAAGGCCGCGACGACGATTCCGACGATCCGACCGGCGCTCGTGCTCCGGCTGCCGCTGAACTGCGGCTGGCCGGGGTAGGCGTACGGCGGTGGATAGCCGTGGGGTGGCCACGCGGCGTGCGGTGGCCATCCAGGCTGCGGCTCCCCCGGAGGCGGGGGCCAGCCGGCTGGGGGCGGCGAACCGGCGTGCGGTGGCCATCCAGGCTGCGGCTCCCCCGGAGGCGGGGGCCAGCCGGCGTGCGGGGGCGAACCGGCGTGCGTGGGGTCCGAGGTGTGGGCCGGGTCCGAGGCATCGGGCTGGGGCGGCGTCCACGGGGACGTTGGCGATCCGGGCGTCCACTGGGTGGTGGGCGGTTGTGGCGCCCACTCGGTCGTGGGCGGTTGCGGCGTCCACGGCGTGAGCGTCCAGGGGGCCGGTGGTGCCCACGGCTGGCCCGGGGCGAGCGGGTCGGGTGCCGGCGGCGCACCCGAGGACGGGGGCGCCGTCGGATCCGACGGTGGAGGGCTCGGAGCTGGATCCGACGGGGAGGAGGGGGACGGATCGGGCGGCGGCGCGTCGGACATGGCTGCTCCGGACAGGATCGGGTATGGGGCGAACGGGCCGAGGACAGGCGCGCGGAACCCGCCGAGAGACTTTCGTACCAGCAGGCGTGCCGCAACCCCGTCTGTCCCGGACCGTCCCCGTGCGGGCTGTGACGCTCGTCCCGTTGCGACCCGCCAACCACCTATCGCTCAAATTCAGTGCTTGATAACCCGACTTTCGAGCACCCAACGTGAGTGAAACTGGGTTAGGCTGCGGGCCATGTGTGGAATCGTGGGTTATGCGGGCGCGCGCCCCGCGCTGGGCATCGTGCTCGACGGACTGCGGCGGCTGGAATACCGCGGCTACGACTCGGCGGGTGTCGCGATCGTCTGCGACGACCAACTGCTGACCGAGAAGAAGGCCGGCAAGCTGGCCAACCTGGAGAAGGTGCTCTCCGAGCGGGCCGCCGACGACCCGACC
Coding sequences within:
- a CDS encoding MmpS family transport accessory protein, which produces MVLVVLVCGCFCAGGFLLDEPGSDPVAEEPWVIPDDGWTAPTTRAPDPELSSPAAPTPSKQPITRPTSGPAPVTVVYEVTGAGEADIAFYDAESDLIHVDGATLPWRITIRTSGQSRVMVEATWSDDDDRERPLECTVTITGAGKPVVKKIQGYGATSCTPA